GCCCCCTGAACCGCGTAGCCCCCTGCCTTACCTCGGGATTCTCCCGTTGAAAGGTACCAGTCCAGATGCTTGAGTACATACGCACGCTCGTGAAACGTAACCAGCGTCTCACAAAATTCGCTCTGGATGCCTGTAGAGGAACGTATACAAAGCCCGGTAATCACCCGATGCGTCTTGCCTGCAAAATCGTTTACAAACCAGTCCCGTACTGCCTGCTCCCAGCCGGAACCGGTTGGGGGCTGGCCCAGAACTACAAAATGCCCCGGTTGTCGCTCTGCAATAACAATGGTATCCGAAGTTAACAATAGAACCTGACGCAGGTCCCCGTTGCACGACTGTGCGAACACGTCTTCATTCTTATCCAGGCAGATCTCAGCCAGCCGTTCTTTAATCGAAGCCAGGTCGTGCAGTCCTTCAAACCCCGCCTCCTCAGGATTGAGCGGAGGGACCACTTCGATCGCCGCCTCAGGCACCAGTTGCATCAGCAGCTCTCTGCGTCGAGGAGAACGGGAGCCCAAAATCCATTTCTGAAATTGCATGTCCTGCCTGTCTTCAAATTCGAGACCAGAAAAACGCACTGATAATGGTTACAACGATGCCCAGAATTCCCAGCATCACCCACCAGGAAGGGCGATCGCTCAGCGGATGCGTGTTGGGTGTCAGATACTCACCACAGATCGGACATGCAACGGCATCTTCATAGACGTCTGCGCCACAATTGCTGCACTCAATGGTCTCTGACTCCCACTCTTCCTCGTACCCATCATCGGGACCATATTCGTCAGCATCGTATTCGGAATCCCAGTCATCATACATTTGAGTTTATCATCCTCTCAGCCTCCAACGATTGCAAATGACTATAATGTACAGTGCAATTTGACCTTTTATCTATTACTAACGGAATAGGGGCTGCAATACTCATTTTTTTGAGAATTAACAAAACTTATGCGTTGGATTGTGTGACTCAGTGGTATAGAAACACGGAAGTGTTATTTACTAACTGAAACCAGGCGAACTATGCCGTCTCTTTCAGTTCATGCATCGAACATTACTGATGCACCAGCCTGGATAAAGCTCGTCTGAGCCAAGCCTTCCCCAAGCACACCTCCGTGTGCACCCCGATTTGTTTTCATCATTTTATTATTCTAGCTACTGGAGACTCAAGATGCAGCCTCGCAGCATCCGTCCCGTCCGCCGGATGGGTTTTACCCTGATCGAACTTCTTGTCGTGATTGCCATCATTGCGATTCTGATCGCATTATTACTGCCAGCCGTCCAACAGGCGCGTGAAGCAGCCCGCCGCAGCACGTGTAAAAACAATGTCAAACAGCTGGGGCTTGCCTTCCATAATTACCATGAAACACATCGCAGCCTCCCTCCCGGTTGGGTTCAGCGATCTCTGTCGGCCTCCTGTCAGCCTTCAGCAACCAGTACAGGCAGCTGTCTGCCTGGTTGGGGCTGGAGCACCATGCTGCTGCCATTTCTCGACCAGGCAAACCTCTACAATGCACTGAATGTATCATCGGGCAACCTGAGTGTGGCTCCCACGGATCAGACGAAAACCAAAATTCCCCTGTTCCGCTGCCCCTCCGATGTCGGCAGTGATCTGAACGCAGATCGCGGCGGACACGCGACATCTAACTACAAAGGGATTTATGGCAGCCGGGGAACCGGATCAATCAACACCAGCCCGCATAATGCCGCAGCCGGAAATGGTTCTTTCTGGTCCAACAGCAATACCAAAATTCGTGATATTACCGACGGCACGAGCAATACACTCCTGATTGGTGAAACTGCGCGGGGTCGCGTAGGGGCGAATACCTACAACGGCGGTATCTGGGTCGGTTACTATGACAACGGAAAAACAGCCTCCTGTGTCTGGAAAACGGAAAACCACCCCGGTTCGCTGATCAACGGTACGCTGGCGTGGGCTTTCAGCAGTCAGCACACTGGTGGGGCTCACTTCCTGCTGGCCGATGGCGGCGTCCGATTTATCAGTGAAAATATCGACGGCACAACTTATGAAAACCTCGGAAAAATCAGTGACGGAAACGTCATTGGAGAATTCTGATTTCAGTAATTGACTGATCCGTCAGGTTCACAGAAATAAATAACAGAGCCCCGATACAAACATGCATCGGGGCTCTGTCTCATTTCAGGATCTCGCTTGTTTACAGAATAAACTTACTGAGATCTTCATCTTCCACGATCGTGTGCAGTTTCTGCTGCACATACGCGGCGTCGATGATGATCTTCTTCGTCTTGAGATCCGGTGCTTCATAACTGACCTCTTCCAGCAACCGTTCCAGAATCGTATGCAGGCGACGGGCACCGATGTTCTGTGTCGTCTGGTTGACCTGGAATGCGATATCCGCCAGCTCTTCCAGCCCATCCTGTTCGAACTTTACGTCGACGCCCTCTGTCTTGAGCAGTGCCTGATACTGCATGGTAATTGAACTCGACGGTTCTGTCAGAATCCGCAGAAAATCTTCCCGCGTCAGTTCCTGCAGTTCCACGCGAATCGGAAAGCGTCCCTGCAACTCGGGCATCAGATCTGACGGCTTGGTTCGGTGAAAGGCACCCGCGGCGATAAACAGCATGTAATCTGTTTTAACAGAACCACTGCGCGTCTGCACGGTCGTTCCTTCGACGATGGGAAGCAAATCGCGCTGCACCCCCTGGCGACTGACATCACCGCTGCGGTTCCCCCCTTCTTCGGAAGTACAGATCTTGTCAATTTCGTCGATGAACACAATACCGTGCCGTTCTGCGAGATCCACCGCTTCCTCGGCAATCGCATCCTTGTCCATCAATCCTTCCACTTCCTGTTCCAGCAGAACCTTGCGGGCCTCTTTGACCATCATCTTACGATGCTTGCTCTGCTGAGGCATGATGCGTTCAAACATGCCCTGCAGGTCGACATCCATCTGGTCCATGCCCATATTCGAGAAGACCTGCACGGGAGAGTTTTTCTGCTCCACCGAAATTTCCACTTCTTTTTCTTCCAGAGCCCCCTGGAGGAGCATCGTGCGAAACTTGTCGCGGGTGCGCTCGTAGCGTTCCTGAGAATCTTCTTCCTTGACCTCTTCGGTGGATTCACGGAAAGATGACTCCCATTCCGGACGGGGGATCAGGAGATCCAGCAGGCGTTCTTCGACACGGGCCTTGGCTTTATCCACCAGCTCAACCCGTTTTTTCTCACGAACCAGATTCTTGGCAGAG
This genomic interval from Gimesia chilikensis contains the following:
- a CDS encoding zinc ribbon domain-containing protein: MYDDWDSEYDADEYGPDDGYEEEWESETIECSNCGADVYEDAVACPICGEYLTPNTHPLSDRPSWWVMLGILGIVVTIISAFFWSRI
- a CDS encoding DUF1559 domain-containing protein, which encodes MQPRSIRPVRRMGFTLIELLVVIAIIAILIALLLPAVQQAREAARRSTCKNNVKQLGLAFHNYHETHRSLPPGWVQRSLSASCQPSATSTGSCLPGWGWSTMLLPFLDQANLYNALNVSSGNLSVAPTDQTKTKIPLFRCPSDVGSDLNADRGGHATSNYKGIYGSRGTGSINTSPHNAAAGNGSFWSNSNTKIRDITDGTSNTLLIGETARGRVGANTYNGGIWVGYYDNGKTASCVWKTENHPGSLINGTLAWAFSSQHTGGAHFLLADGGVRFISENIDGTTYENLGKISDGNVIGEF
- a CDS encoding Maf family protein — protein: MQFQKWILGSRSPRRRELLMQLVPEAAIEVVPPLNPEEAGFEGLHDLASIKERLAEICLDKNEDVFAQSCNGDLRQVLLLTSDTIVIAERQPGHFVVLGQPPTGSGWEQAVRDWFVNDFAGKTHRVITGLCIRSSTGIQSEFCETLVTFHERAYVLKHLDWYLSTGESRGKAGGYAVQGAGSIFVKRIEGSLTNVVGLPLENLLPLVR
- the hslU gene encoding ATP-dependent protease ATPase subunit HslU; the protein is MHELTPRQIVAELDKHIVGQDDAKRAVAIALRNRWRWQQLPDELRKEITPKNIVMIGPTGVGKTEITRRLAQLIDAPFIKVEATKYTEVGYYGRDVESMIRDLVDSAKNLVREKKRVELVDKAKARVEERLLDLLIPRPEWESSFRESTEEVKEEDSQERYERTRDKFRTMLLQGALEEKEVEISVEQKNSPVQVFSNMGMDQMDVDLQGMFERIMPQQSKHRKMMVKEARKVLLEQEVEGLMDKDAIAEEAVDLAERHGIVFIDEIDKICTSEEGGNRSGDVSRQGVQRDLLPIVEGTTVQTRSGSVKTDYMLFIAAGAFHRTKPSDLMPELQGRFPIRVELQELTREDFLRILTEPSSSITMQYQALLKTEGVDVKFEQDGLEELADIAFQVNQTTQNIGARRLHTILERLLEEVSYEAPDLKTKKIIIDAAYVQQKLHTIVEDEDLSKFIL